CGGAGAAGCAGATGGAATCGATGCGGTCGAGGATGCCGCCGTGGCCCTCGATGAAGCTGCCGTAGTCCTTCACCCCGCGGTCGCGCTTGATGGCGGACATCACCAGGCCGCCGAAGAAGCCCATCAGGGTGATGGAGAGCGCCATGCCGGCCGCGGCCCGCGGCGAGAACGGCGTCATCCAGTAGAGCGCCGCGCCCACCCCGGTGGCGGTGGCCACGCCGCCAACGAAGCCCTCCCAGGTCTTGCCGGGGCTGACGTGAGGCGCGATCTTGTGCCGGCCCAAGAGCTTTCCCCAAACGTACTGCATCACGTCGCTCAACTGCGCCACGACCACCAGGTAGAGCAGCAGCTTGGCGTTCTGGTTCTCGTAGCCGGGGATCTCCAGCATCAGCAGGCCGGGGGCGTGGCTCACGCAGAAGACGCAGATCATCAGCCCCCACTGGATCTTGGCAGCGCGCTCCAGGAAGCGCTCGGTGTCGCCGGCCATGGCGATGCGCGTGGGGATGTAGAGGAACGCGTAAATGGGAATGAGGATGGTGAACAGGCCGTACCACTGGATGCCCACCAGCACGTACTGCAGCGGCGTGAAGACGAAGAACGACCAAAACAGGGTGCGATGATCGGCCGGGCGCGTAGGCACGAGCGTCAGGTATTCGCGCAGCGCCAGAAACGACAGCAGCGCAAACAGCACCAGCGACCCGATTCGCCCCGTCACCAGGGTAAGGGCGAACACCACGCTCATCACCCACCAGGCGCGGGTGCGGGCGTTGAGATTTTGGACGGTCGCGCGCCCAGCTTCCGACTTCACCGTGCGCGAAAGAATCCAGCCCACCACGCTGGCCACCACCAGCGCCGCCAGCACGCCGCCGAAGACGAGTTCGAGGTCGTGATCGATGCGCAGGCTCATTCGGGCCTCAGCTTCACCAGCGCCTGGCGCGCGCGCTCAAGGAATTCCCGCTTGTCCTCGCCCTCCTGCAGATACAGGGGCGGTCCGAAGGTCACCGAACTCAGCAGCGGCACGGGCAGCACCTCGCCCTTGGGCAGGATGCGGTTCAGGTTCTCCATGTACACCGGCACCAGCTCGAGAGTGGGCTTGCGCCGGCACAGATGATACAGGCCGCTGCGGAACGCTCCCACCTGCTCGCCCGAGCCGCGCGTGCCTTCAGGAAAGAGGATGAGGGAAGACTCTTCACCCAGGGCTTCAACCAGCCGGTCCATCAGGCTGCGGGCGGCCGTCATGCCTTCGCCCGGCGTGGCGCGTGCGAACTCGCGCTCGATGAGCACGGCGCGGAAGACATCCTGTGCCAGCAGGCGGCGCAGGCGTCCTTTTTCCCAGTAATCGCGCGCCGCCACCGGCCGCGTGCGCGCCCGCACCTCCGGCGGCAGCGAGGCCCAGAGCACGACGAAATCGAGGTGGCTGGTGTGGTTGGCGAAGTAGACGCGCTGGCGCAGCGACGGCTCGCAGTCCAGCCAGCGCGCGTTGGCGCCGCTGATCAGCCGTGCCAGGCCTGCGAGCACGCTGGCCAGCGGATGGACTCTCACCGCGCTTCCATGTCGCGCGCGATGCGCGCCACGCGCCGCACCAGGGTGACGATCTCCCCGGCGATGATCACCGCCAGTGCCACAGCGACCACGCGGGGCGGCCATCCCAGCGCCGTCTCCGCGATGGCCGCCAGACAGCAGAGCGTGAGGATGGCCATGCGCTGCTGCTTGGCTGCCGGGCCGATGAAGTACTGCGTCACCCCCACCGAGCCGCCCAGCACCCGCACGTAGGCGGTCATCACCGCGAGCAGCGCCGCAGTCCAGCCCAATTCCGCACCGTACGCCGGCCAGGTGAGCGAGTATCCGGCGGCGACGAAAATCAGCGCATCGGCAATGCGGTCCGGAATGTCGTTGTACAGCTCTCCGGTCCTGGTCTTCATGCCGCCTTCCACCGCCACCATGCCGTCCAGCAGGTTGCACAAGAGGCGCAATTGGATTCCGGCGGCGGCGGCGAAGAACAACCCCATGCGCAGCGACGGTTCAGCATCGCGTCCGCAGTACAGGGCGGCCGCCGCCGCAGCAGCGAACAGGATGCTGGCGAGCGAGATGTGATTGGGCCTCGCCCCGGCGCGCGTGAGCCACGCCGCTAGCGTTTTGGCCCACGCTGCTTGGCGCGATTTCAGCGGACGCCGCGCGGCCGGAGTGCCGGGAGCTTCCATAAGCTATGGCCGCGCATTATAGGGCCGGAACCGCCTGGATGAGGTCGTGCCCTTTCCCTGGGGTTCCTTCCGAGAGAACGAACGAGCGGATCAGCCCGCTTGTCGGGTAACGCGCCACTCGATGACGAATGCGATGCCCACGCCGATGAGTACCAGGGGCCAGAGAACGCCTTCCGGCATACTCCAGACGCCCGCGCTTCTCAGTGCCGCAGCCACGGCCGCCGCCAGAAAGATCGGTCCGGTCACGGCGCAGTGAACCGTGCGATTCTTTGCGAAGTTGGCAAAGCACGCCAGGGCGATGGCGCCAAACAGAATGCTGCTCTCGTAGCCATCCAGCGCGGGCCAGATCACGCCCAGAAGCAGACCCACTCCGTAGAAGATTGCAAGCGCTGCGAACCAGAAACAAATCGCTCCCGGCGTGGTGCAGCAATAGTGCGGATTCGGCATCGTTTACCTCCCAGGAGCACTCGGGCTTCGCCGGTCAATCTCATTATGCATCCGTGGGCGGCGAACTCGACACGCTCCGGAACAGTCGCCTGCATGAGAGCGACTTTGCTCAGATCCATAGGGTCACCAAGACAAATAGTGTGGGTGTCCTCGTGGTAGCATCCTGCCCCTGC
This Terriglobales bacterium DNA region includes the following protein-coding sequences:
- a CDS encoding phosphatidate cytidylyltransferase, with the translated sequence MSLRIDHDLELVFGGVLAALVVASVVGWILSRTVKSEAGRATVQNLNARTRAWWVMSVVFALTLVTGRIGSLVLFALLSFLALREYLTLVPTRPADHRTLFWSFFVFTPLQYVLVGIQWYGLFTILIPIYAFLYIPTRIAMAGDTERFLERAAKIQWGLMICVFCVSHAPGLLMLEIPGYENQNAKLLLYLVVVAQLSDVMQYVWGKLLGRHKIAPHVSPGKTWEGFVGGVATATGVGAALYWMTPFSPRAAAGMALSITLMGFFGGLVMSAIKRDRGVKDYGSFIEGHGGILDRIDSICFSAPFFFHLVNYFYTPGSYPLPWLR
- a CDS encoding CDP-alcohol phosphatidyltransferase family protein, which translates into the protein MEAPGTPAARRPLKSRQAAWAKTLAAWLTRAGARPNHISLASILFAAAAAAALYCGRDAEPSLRMGLFFAAAAGIQLRLLCNLLDGMVAVEGGMKTRTGELYNDIPDRIADALIFVAAGYSLTWPAYGAELGWTAALLAVMTAYVRVLGGSVGVTQYFIGPAAKQQRMAILTLCCLAAIAETALGWPPRVVAVALAVIIAGEIVTLVRRVARIARDMEAR
- a CDS encoding lysophospholipid acyltransferase family protein, which gives rise to MRVHPLASVLAGLARLISGANARWLDCEPSLRQRVYFANHTSHLDFVVLWASLPPEVRARTRPVAARDYWEKGRLRRLLAQDVFRAVLIEREFARATPGEGMTAARSLMDRLVEALGEESSLILFPEGTRGSGEQVGAFRSGLYHLCRRKPTLELVPVYMENLNRILPKGEVLPVPLLSSVTFGPPLYLQEGEDKREFLERARQALVKLRPE